Proteins encoded by one window of Paroedura picta isolate Pp20150507F chromosome 9, Ppicta_v3.0, whole genome shotgun sequence:
- the LOC143844161 gene encoding uncharacterized protein LOC143844161 has translation MIRCTLHLAPPFCSATSESNMESSSQASSVPATGRGPTWRDAEIRDLIGIFSEEKIQDAFQSSHRNREVFEQVAIKMRALGHNRTGLECRSKTKTMRAEYMRAVNHNKGSGNEKVTCPYFEEQRQLYGDGEGAGRPKRVGRSLKVVRKPAAPVEEPPAEEDPGEGTSSSFRPPPPVQQRPAELVTVDLMAIAPGEPEEVPDQTPLASETQMPGTVVLESPAAVAEDSDSGASTNVDFIPGTQEEEERGVSGPPALRRRIHIQDGERA, from the exons atgatccgttgcaccctgcacctcgcaccaccattttgctcagctactagcgaaagcaacatggaatcctcttctcaagcctcgtccgtccctgcaaccggccgtggcccaacttggagggacgcggagatcagggacctgatcgggattttctcggaggagaaaatccaggacgcgttccagtcctcccacaggaatagggaggtcttcgaacaagtggccattaagatgcgtgccctgggccacaacaggaccggccttgaatgccggtcgaagaccaaaacaatgagggcagagtacatgcgtgccgtgaaccataataagggttccggcaacgaaaaggttacctgcccctacttcgaggagcagcgccagctgtacggagacggggaaggagccggcaggccgaagcgcgtcgggaggagccttaaggtggttcggaagccggctgccccggtcgaggaaccacccgctgaggaggatcccggcgagggaacctcgtccagctttcggcctccaccccccgtccagcaacgaccagcggaattggtcacggtggacctgatggccatcgctcctggggagccggaggaggttcctgaccaaacgccccttgcctccg agacacagatgcctgggacggtggtcctagagtcccctgcagcagtagcagaggacagtgattctggggcatccacaaatgttg atttcatacccgggacacaggaggaggaggagcgtggggtgtctggacctcctgccctgcgcaggcggatacacatacaagatggtgagcgtgcatga